A genome region from Pseudomonas anguilliseptica includes the following:
- a CDS encoding amino acid ABC transporter ATP-binding protein, translated as MIEIDKVHKSFGDLEVVKGVSLTVNKGEVVSIIGGSGSGKSTLLMCINGLEPIQRGSIRVDGTEVHAPGTDLNKLRQKIGIVFQQWNAFPHLTVLENVMLAPRKVLGLSKQDAEAMAVKQLTHVGLADKLKVFPGKLSGGQQQRMAIARALAMSPDYMLFDEATSALDPQLVGEVLDTMRLLAEEGMTMILVTHEIRFARDVSDRMAFFRNGLVHEIGSPDQVIGNPQMAETADFLRSVL; from the coding sequence ATGATTGAAATCGACAAGGTGCATAAATCCTTCGGCGACCTGGAAGTGGTCAAGGGCGTCAGCCTGACGGTGAATAAGGGCGAGGTGGTGTCGATCATCGGCGGCTCCGGCTCCGGCAAGTCCACCCTGCTGATGTGCATTAATGGCCTGGAGCCGATCCAGCGCGGCAGCATCCGCGTCGACGGCACCGAGGTGCATGCCCCGGGCACCGACCTGAACAAGCTGCGGCAGAAGATCGGCATCGTGTTCCAGCAGTGGAACGCCTTTCCCCACCTGACCGTGCTGGAGAACGTCATGCTGGCACCGCGCAAGGTGCTCGGCCTGAGCAAGCAGGACGCCGAGGCCATGGCGGTCAAACAGCTCACCCACGTCGGCCTGGCGGACAAGCTCAAGGTGTTCCCCGGCAAGCTTTCCGGCGGCCAGCAGCAACGCATGGCCATCGCCCGCGCGCTGGCCATGAGCCCGGATTACATGCTGTTCGACGAGGCCACCAGCGCCCTCGACCCGCAGCTGGTGGGTGAGGTACTGGACACCATGCGCCTGCTCGCCGAAGAGGGCATGACCATGATCCTGGTGACCCATGAGATCCGCTTCGCCCGTGATGTATCGGATCGCATGGCCTTCTTCCGCAATGGCCTGGTGCACGAGATCGGCTCGCCCGACCAGGTGATCGGCAACCCGCAGATGGCGGAAACCGCCGACTTCCTCAGATCGGTACTCTGA